In the genome of Pseudomonas sp. B33.4, the window CATGCCCAGATCATCGCGGATCACCCACAGCAAGGGCGTATCGGCGTCGGCATCGACCTGATAGGTCTTCTGGTTGATTCGTAGTTCCATGATTCACCCGCTGATCATCGGTTGACGTGCATTGTTATGAGCGGTGACACGCGGCGAGGCGCATCAGCGTTTTTCGTTCAATTCGCGACTGTGCCGAGGGCTTCTGCTTCGAATGGCTGCCCGCGCAAAAGGGCGATGTCACGACTCGGCGCGGTGCCGAACAGCCGGCCATATTCGCGGCTGAACTGCGAAGGGCTTTCATAGCCGACGGCAAACGCCGCCCGCGAAACGTCGAGGCGCTCGACCAGCATCAGCCGCCGCGCTTCGTTGAGCCGCAGCCATTTCTGGTACTGCAGCGGACTCATGCCGGTGAGCTGGCGGAAATGATGGTGAAAGGTCGGCGCGCTCATCTGCACCCGCGCGGCCAGATCGTCGATGCGCAGGGCATCTGCGTAGTTGAGCTTGAGCCAGTCAATCGCCTTGGCGATGCGATAACCCTGACCATCGACGGCCGTGATCTGCCGCAGCCGCGCACCTTGATCGGTGTGGAGTAACCGGTAGTGGATTTCGCGCAGAATCAGCGGCGCCAGCACCGGGATCGCCTCGGGTTCGTCGAGCAATGCCAGCAGGCGATCAAGCGCGCCCTCCAACGCCGACGACAGACTGCCAATCGCGGCGCCCGTGCCCGTTGCTGGCTGCCGCTTGGCCGGCAAGCCGCTCTTGGTGATGACCTCGGCGAGCATGCTCACATCCAGCTTCAGCACGAGGCCGACACAGGGCTGCTCAGGACTGGCAAGCATCACTTCGGAGTTGGCGGGCAGATCCAGTGAGGTCACCAGAAACCGTGAAGGGTCATAGCTGTAGCCCTCACCACCGACCCACAAGCGCTTCTCGCCGCGACCGACCAGAATCAGGCTCGGTTCGATCATGCACACCACGGGCGGCGCCGGTTGGTCGCGACGAAACAACGACAAGCCAGGGATGGCCGTGGCGAAGTCACCCGGGGCCTTCACGCGCGGGTCAATGTGCAACGCCAAAGGTGATTTCTGCGGCAGAGGGGTAGGGATCATGTCGGGTCACTCCTGTTGACCGAACTCTAATCCGCGCGCGAGACGTTTCCTATCCATCACCCTGCATCGCCAGAGGATCAGGCAAGCATTCAAGAGGAATGCACTAGGGAAGGGCCGGATTGACCGGGAGAATGTGTCTATCTGTTACAGGGGCAGTGCTCGCAAGAGCGACAAACTGCTTGCCCCTGCGCATCACACCCATACGTTTTTTCGCACCACAGGTAGTTCCCATGACCTTTCCTTCTACAGATCCTTCTAAAAGAACAGGCGGCTGGAGCGCTGTGCTGGCCATGTCGCTGGCCGCATTCGCTTTGGTCGCTTCAGAGTTCATGCCGGTTAGCCTGCTGACGCCGATTGCGGCAGACCTGCACATCACCGAAGGCCAGGCCGGGCAGGGGATTTCCGTGTCGGGCGCCTTTGCCTTGATCACCAGCCTGTTGATCGCCTCGGTCGCCGCGCGCATCGAATGCAAACAATTGCTGCTGGGCCTGACCTTGCTGATGATCGTCTCCGGCACGGTGGTCGCGGTCGCGCCGGGCTACCCGTCTTTCATGTTAGGGCGCGCGTTGATCGGGATTGCGATTGGTGGTTTCTGGTCACTATCGGCGGCGACTGCAATGCGTCTGGTGAAGCCTGAACAGGTTTCGCGAGCGCTGGCCATCGTCAATGGCGGTAACGCGCTGGCCACCGTAATCGCCGCTCCGGCGGGCAGCTTTCTTGGCTCGCTGATTGGCTGGCGTGGCGCATTCTTCTGTGTGGTTCCGGTCGCGGTGCTTGCCGCCGTGTGGCTGATGATCAGCCTGCCGTCGTTCAAGGCTGAGCGCCAGGCAAATAGCGGCAACGTCCTGCGCCTGATGAAGCAGCCGCCGGTGGCCTTGGGCATGGTCGCCGTCAGCGTTTTTTTCATGGGCCAATTCATGCTGTTCACCTACCTGCGACCCTTTCTTGAAGGCGTGACGGGCGCCAGCGTTTCAACGTTGTCCTTGATGCTGCTAGGGCTGGGACTGGCCGGTTTTGTCGGCACCTTTCTGATCGAACGGTTTATGGGCCGCGGCCTGTACCGCACGTTGACCGTCATCCCGCTGATCATGGCGGCCATCGCGCTGGCGTTGGTCAGCTTCGGCAAATCACCGGTGCTGACCGCCGTGTTGCTCGGCCTCTGGGGACTGGTCGCCACGGCCGCACCGGTCGGCTGGTGGACATGGCTGGCGCAGACGCTTCCGGATGATGCGGAAGCCGGAGGCGGCTTGCTCGTGGCGATTGTTCAACTGGCAATCGCCGGTGGCGCGATCATTGGTGGTCTGGCTTTTGATTTGAGTGGTTATAAAGCTACGTTCGAGCTTAGTGCCGCTGTCTTGGTTGTCGCGTCGGTGTTGGCGTGGATGGCGGGGCGCAATGCCACGGAGGTTCATCTTGTCGAGGCGAATGCGGCTGCTTGAGGGGAGCAGCCGTTTCTCATGAGGCAGTGTTGGAAGTCGATGACAATCCGGATTTTCCGGTTTTTCGTTGACTTGGGGCGTTTTGGTTCAGCGATCAATCATCTTGTGACGATGGAGGGGGGATGCCCATCTGAGATTGGGCGGGTGTGGAGGGTCAGCTTTCGGCCAATTGCGGCCCATCAATTAAAGGCGCTTTTGTCCGAAAAGCACCATTCAAAAATATCTGTAGCACGACGCGCAGGCACCGACCTCAAGGACGATGTAGCCCTGTCGCATCCCGCCAGTACATGGTTTGTTCGAACTGAAAGCTAACTAGAAAGAAGGCTGAACACGACTGAGATATTGATTGGGCGACTTTTTCCAAATCGTCTATAGCCGACTCTCCCTCTGGTTCGGGCCCTTTAATTCTGATGGTACAACGCACAGCGACAGGAAAGTCGATACCCATTGTATTCTCAGCATAAATCGAGGGGTCACCGAAAGCGTCATCGGTACGTAATTTAAGTCCTGAGCTAAATTCAGCGTATAGCCCATCTTCTGTTACCTCGACTTTTCGAGCACCAGCATTCTCAAGGGCATTGCTCAATGTCAAAATTGTGAGCGTACTATCAGCTTCCAAGCACAGATCAAGACTCATCAATCCTCCCTTTTTCCCGATGAACACTTGCACCAAATTTGAATGCGATTGTCGCGACAGTGTAGTTGACTAGCGGTACGAATGTCCGCTTCTGGGCCGAAAGCAGATGTTCGAAAACAGGTTGATGCGATCTCGCGTGACTGGCACGTAACGGTGAAAATCAAACGTCCTTGCTTTCACCTTGCCGATTGATGGCCAGATTGACAGTGCCCGCGATTAAGCGGGCACCGGTTCCTATATGGGAAAAAGGCCTACACGCCTGCTTACCAGTTGTAACTCAATTTGGCGGTAACCTCGCGACCCGGGTTGTAGAAGTTTGCTGTGCCGGAACCGACCACGTGCTGCTCATCCAGCAGGTTGCTGAGGTTCACCGCAAGGTCGGTGCCTTTGGCGATCTTGTAGTTGAAGGCGGCGTCGAACAGCGTGGTGCCATCGCTTTTGCCGGAGTTGGCGGCGTCGAAGTAATAAGAGCCGATATAGCGCGCTCCCAAGCCAACGCTGACATCAGTCGCGGGCACGTCGTAGTAACTCCAGAGCGAAGCGGAATGCTTGGGTGCCGTGGCGAACTCATTACCCTTCAGCGAACTGCCGTCGAACAACGCACCGCGCAGTACCTCGGACTCCATATAGGAATAGCCACCGATCAGGCTGAGGTTCTGCGTCACCTGCGCCTTCGCCTCCAGGTCGAGGCCACGCGCCCGCGACTCGCCCACGGTCTGTTGCTCAATGATGCCGCTCGGCAGCACCACGGCGATGGTGACGTTTTCCTGAGTCAGGTCATAAACGGCTGCGGAGAACAGGGCGTCCATCCCCATCGGCGCATACTTCACGCCTATTTCGTACTGCCTGCCCGTCTGCGGGGTGACGCCAACCTGCGGCGGCGAGACGGATTCCACCATGCTCACATAGGTCGACACCTCGTCGTTGACGATATAGGTCAACGCACCTCGGTAGGAGGTTTCGGAGAAGGTGTCTTTCTCAGTGGATTGCAAGCCTTTGCTGGTCAGGTCCATCGAGTCGTTGCGCACACCGCCGGTGACGATGAAACGCTCGTAGAACGACAGGTTCTGCTGAAGGAATACGGCCTTGGTGGTCGCGTCTCGCTTGTTGACGGCATATGGCGCGATTGAGCGTGAAACGCCAGTAAACACGGGGTTTGCAATGTCAATCGAGGTCGTCGGGGCGTAGACCGAGCTTTCCTTGGTGGTCGAATCGAGGTACTCCACGCCCACCAGGCTGCTGCTGTCGATGTTCTCGAAGCGGGCATCGTATTGCAGCATCAGATTGCCGTTGAACTGGTCGGCTTCGGTGTCCGTTCCAAACTGATAGCGGTCAACGGTAGTACCGACACGTGCGGCGCTGTCGCTCAGGTAAACGTAGCCAAAATCATCGGTCAACTTGCTGTAACGCAGATTGCTGCGCAGCACGAAGCCGTTGTCGAAGTCATGGGTGACGTTACCGCTGAGACTGGTGCGCTCGACATCGTGAAAATTGTAGCTGGGCTCGCCATAAAACTTGCTGCGGTCGTATTCCTTGTCCAGCGGATAACCGCCACTGTTGGGCGAACTTTCGGTTTTCAGGTAGTCCAGAATCATCGTCGCCGACGTGTAATCCGTCGGTGCCCAGGTCAGGCCACCCATGAACAACTGGTTATCGTCCTGCGAGTGATCGTACTCGCGGTCGCTGTTTTGGCCCTTGGCAGTAAAGCGGCCAGCCAGGGTTTTCTCGTCGTTCAGCGCATCCCCCACATCGATGCCTGTCTCGACATGGTCAAAGGATCCGTAGGTCACATAGCCTTGGCCAAACTGCTCGAAGCGCGGCTGCTTGCTCACGAAATTTACCGAGCCGCCAGGGTCCGCCGGGCCAAACAGGGTGGAGTTGGCGCCACGCAGAATCTCGATGCGCTCATAAGCGAATGGATCTTCGCGTACGCCGCGCATCGAACTCAGGGTCAAGCCGTCCCGGTAGGTTGTAGCCTGAAAGCCGCGGATCTGGAAATAGTCGTTGCGGTCATCCGTACCATAGAAGTCAGTGATCACGCCGGGTGTGTATTGCAGCGCCTCTTCCGTGGTGCTGACGCTGCGTTGCTCCATTTCTTTGTTGGTAACAACTGATACCGATGCCGGTGT includes:
- a CDS encoding AraC family transcriptional regulator; this translates as MIPTPLPQKSPLALHIDPRVKAPGDFATAIPGLSLFRRDQPAPPVVCMIEPSLILVGRGEKRLWVGGEGYSYDPSRFLVTSLDLPANSEVMLASPEQPCVGLVLKLDVSMLAEVITKSGLPAKRQPATGTGAAIGSLSSALEGALDRLLALLDEPEAIPVLAPLILREIHYRLLHTDQGARLRQITAVDGQGYRIAKAIDWLKLNYADALRIDDLAARVQMSAPTFHHHFRQLTGMSPLQYQKWLRLNEARRLMLVERLDVSRAAFAVGYESPSQFSREYGRLFGTAPSRDIALLRGQPFEAEALGTVAN
- a CDS encoding MFS transporter, with the protein product MTFPSTDPSKRTGGWSAVLAMSLAAFALVASEFMPVSLLTPIAADLHITEGQAGQGISVSGAFALITSLLIASVAARIECKQLLLGLTLLMIVSGTVVAVAPGYPSFMLGRALIGIAIGGFWSLSAATAMRLVKPEQVSRALAIVNGGNALATVIAAPAGSFLGSLIGWRGAFFCVVPVAVLAAVWLMISLPSFKAERQANSGNVLRLMKQPPVALGMVAVSVFFMGQFMLFTYLRPFLEGVTGASVSTLSLMLLGLGLAGFVGTFLIERFMGRGLYRTLTVIPLIMAAIALALVSFGKSPVLTAVLLGLWGLVATAAPVGWWTWLAQTLPDDAEAGGGLLVAIVQLAIAGGAIIGGLAFDLSGYKATFELSAAVLVVASVLAWMAGRNATEVHLVEANAAA
- a CDS encoding TonB-dependent siderophore receptor produces the protein MSSSPVSQRHPLNRALQGAMLGLIVSSYTLPSLAQTSSADHSNQIKQWNIAAGPLAPALDRFAREAGISLSFDASSVANRTTAGVNGSLDTSTALSSLLQGSQLQIEQQGPNAYLLVPQAKTAGPLELDATDVEDYRLAPLIINAKVRVSADDDANSVVAKELWVGGKVATSILNTPASVSVVTNKEMEQRSVSTTEEALQYTPGVITDFYGTDDRNDYFQIRGFQATTYRDGLTLSSMRGVREDPFAYERIEILRGANSTLFGPADPGGSVNFVSKQPRFEQFGQGYVTYGSFDHVETGIDVGDALNDEKTLAGRFTAKGQNSDREYDHSQDDNQLFMGGLTWAPTDYTSATMILDYLKTESSPNSGGYPLDKEYDRSKFYGEPSYNFHDVERTSLSGNVTHDFDNGFVLRSNLRYSKLTDDFGYVYLSDSAARVGTTVDRYQFGTDTEADQFNGNLMLQYDARFENIDSSSLVGVEYLDSTTKESSVYAPTTSIDIANPVFTGVSRSIAPYAVNKRDATTKAVFLQQNLSFYERFIVTGGVRNDSMDLTSKGLQSTEKDTFSETSYRGALTYIVNDEVSTYVSMVESVSPPQVGVTPQTGRQYEIGVKYAPMGMDALFSAAVYDLTQENVTIAVVLPSGIIEQQTVGESRARGLDLEAKAQVTQNLSLIGGYSYMESEVLRGALFDGSSLKGNEFATAPKHSASLWSYYDVPATDVSVGLGARYIGSYYFDAANSGKSDGTTLFDAAFNYKIAKGTDLAVNLSNLLDEQHVVGSGTANFYNPGREVTAKLSYNW